Part of the Tetragenococcus koreensis genome, TTGAAAAACGTTCGGATTTTACCTCTATTATTCAAAGACATGAATCTTGGTAAAACATAGAAAAGGGATTTATCCTAGAAATGAGGAAAGTTTAGCAATTATCTCTTCATAGCATTAGAGAACACACTACTCATTACTGAACTCAATAAATCTTTGTGACAACTTTCCTATTATCCTAAAAGGAGATACTTTTTAGCATCAAAAAACCGCTGCTATTGAAATTGCTTCAATAACAGCGGCTATAGCTTATTCTTTATTCAGGGTCAGTTGCAACTAAGCCACCAGCAAGATTATTCATATCTGGTTTATCTGCTTTTAAAATCAATTTTTCATTAACAAAAGCCATTTGCCCTAGACGGCTCATTTCTCTACCATAACCAGAGCGCTTCACGCCACCAAATGGCAATTCAGGCAAGGAATATCTAAAGCTATTGACAAAAACCATACCCGTTTCAATTTGAGCAGCCACTTCAGCGCCATGATCGCTGTCACCAGCAAATACAATGCCACCTAGTCCGTAAGATGAGTCGTTAGCTAGTTCAATCGCTTCTTTTTCTGTTGCGACCTTATAAACCACCCCAACTGGACCAAACATTTCAGTCGTATGAGCAGGATTATCCCGATCAATGTCCGTTAAAATGGTAGGCATAAAGAATTGTCCAGGCAAATCGATCGGTTCATTACCGTAAACAACTTTAGCACCTGCTTGTACGGCTTCATCAACTTGATCCTGCAAATCTTCTTTCGCCTTTTTACTATTCATAGGCGCTAATGTAGTTTTGGGATCTAATGGGTCACCAGGTTTAACTTTGCTGAAGTTTTCTTTCAAACGTTCCACAAATTCATCGTATACATCTTCCATCACAATAAAACGTTTGGAGGAAGTACATTCTTGTCCGGCATTATATAAACGTGAGCGCCAAGCAATATCTATAACATCATCCATATTAGCATCATCTAATACCAAAAATGGATCCATACCACCGAGTTCCATGGTTGTTTTTTTCAAGTTTTTACCTGCTGCACTGGCAACCGATTCGCCGCCACGTTCAGAACCTGTCAAAGCAACTCCTTGAACTCTAGAATCTCCAATTGCTTCTGTCACTTGATCATACGATAAAAATAAATTAGTAAGTGAACCTTTAGGCGCACCTGCTTCACTAATTACATCAGCCATCATTTGTGCAGAAGATGGTGTATTCGAAGCATGTTTTAAAATCATAGGGTTGCCTACCATAAAGTTTGGAGCAAACACTCGCATGATTTGATAATAAGGAAAGTTCCATGGTTCAACCATCATCAAAACACCTGTCGCATGATGCTGGATTTCCGCCTTGCCATGTGCGATCGTTTCGATTTCTTCAGGTTTCAACATTTCTTCCCCATGGTCTGCAAACCAATCGGCAATGACCGCGCACAGTTCAACTTCACCTTGTGCTTCAGTCAATAGTTTCCCCATTTCAATAGTACAAGTACGAGCTAATTCATCCGATTTTTCCCGGATCTTAGCAGCAACATTGTGTAAAATCTTTCCTCGTTCTTTGACTGCTTGGGTTTTAAATTCTTCATATAAGTCTTTCCCTGTTTGTAAAGCTTCTTCTAATTGTTGATCTGTGGCGTCTGGATATTCCTTTACTACTTCGTTTGTATATGGATTTATTGTTTGATATGCCAATCAAATACCCTCCTTATTTTTTTACAAACTATTTATTCAACTAACTAGTTTGCTAGTAACGTCCACTTGTCAAAAACTGCCCGACTAATATCTTCCTAAAAAGTGGCCAACGAACATTTTTCTTCACTTGTACTATTTTTAACCTCATGCAACTAACGTTTGCCAGATTACAACATTTAAAATGTATTCGCTATCATAATTGGAGAGCATTCATAACTTTTGAAAAAATCCCCTTATGCATAGCTAGTACTAACTAAAATGCAAAAAAGATTTTAAACCTCCTTTTTGTCACTTCCTCCAACATAAACATAACATAAATTCCACCAATTTTGAAAAAAATAATCTCGTTTATTTAGTGTTAGTTGATTCATTATTTTCTTTCTTAACAAAGAAGGCCTTAGTCTCACAAAAGCGTACTATCCCTTAACAACATCCTACATTGCTCATTAAAAAACATCTCATTTGTTAACTTTTTCTCTTTCTTTCAATAGTACGCTACAAAAATTAAAATTCATCCTGACGTGATCTTTGTTAGTGTGCCATTGTTTTTCTTATTCCTTTAAGCCAATATTTAGCAAACTTATCAAGTCAAATAGATTACCCGGTCATGTCCTCAATAACAAAAAAATCTCATGACCTCCCTTACCACAAGGTGTCATGAGATTTTTAATTTTATTCAGTGCTTAGTACTTCCCAGTCAGGAGGTAACTTAAATTGATTTTCTTGTTTAATAAATTCATGATTATTACCAGAAAGGCCAAATAAAAATCGATAAAAACCATTTTTATAAACCCATTCTGTTTTTGTCAGGGTAAGTTGTGCTTGATCGGCATGCTGGTCAATGTGATTTTTTACATGATCACTGCCAGCTGATTTAGGTTTTTCCATGTTTTCAGTCGCATATAGATAAGTCTTTTCCGTACCATCGCCTAAAGGTTTATACAATAATGCTTCCACATTTTGATCATCTACCGACGACACTAAATTAACAGTTTGGGTGCGGTTTTCTTGTTCCATACCAAAATGTTGATTAAAGTTCGCTACAATTAAAACGATGCTTACAAGGAAAATAGCCGCAAATACAAAAGAAAGTCTTCGTAGCCAATTTTTTTGCCCTAAAACAAATAAAAAGGCTGTCGCTGCCGCACTTAAGATAAGAATGACAAAAATCA contains:
- a CDS encoding NAD-dependent succinate-semialdehyde dehydrogenase — encoded protein: MAYQTINPYTNEVVKEYPDATDQQLEEALQTGKDLYEEFKTQAVKERGKILHNVAAKIREKSDELARTCTIEMGKLLTEAQGEVELCAVIADWFADHGEEMLKPEEIETIAHGKAEIQHHATGVLMMVEPWNFPYYQIMRVFAPNFMVGNPMILKHASNTPSSAQMMADVISEAGAPKGSLTNLFLSYDQVTEAIGDSRVQGVALTGSERGGESVASAAGKNLKKTTMELGGMDPFLVLDDANMDDVIDIAWRSRLYNAGQECTSSKRFIVMEDVYDEFVERLKENFSKVKPGDPLDPKTTLAPMNSKKAKEDLQDQVDEAVQAGAKVVYGNEPIDLPGQFFMPTILTDIDRDNPAHTTEMFGPVGVVYKVATEKEAIELANDSSYGLGGIVFAGDSDHGAEVAAQIETGMVFVNSFRYSLPELPFGGVKRSGYGREMSRLGQMAFVNEKLILKADKPDMNNLAGGLVATDPE
- a CDS encoding DUF4811 domain-containing protein yields the protein MIFVILILSAAATAFLFVLGQKNWLRRLSFVFAAIFLVSIVLIVANFNQHFGMEQENRTQTVNLVSSVDDQNVEALLYKPLGDGTEKTYLYATENMEKPKSAGSDHVKNHIDQHADQAQLTLTKTEWVYKNGFYRFLFGLSGNNHEFIKQENQFKLPPDWEVLSTE